From the Argentina anserina chromosome 3, drPotAnse1.1, whole genome shotgun sequence genome, the window TGACAAGCACAAACCTAAAATCAGAAGATCATTGTATACAATGCAATACAGAGTCCCTGCATTGTTGATATGCCAATTAGCCTGTTCGAGCTCTAGCGCTGGTGAACCATACCCCAAATCTCCCCATTTTATTCCTATCAAACACAATAGTTTACAAGGGAGTTTACAAACCAAGAGGGGGACATCAACCCTTGCCTCTTCAAGGAAAATTCACAACTTTCTACCAAAAACAGAAGCCAAACTTGATACTGTAAATATCAGAGAGAATAATACAAGTGAATAACAAAAGCATAGCAGATGAATGTTGCTGCCGTTATCAAAATAACAACACCAACTTCGAATCTTACATTATTCTACATAGCTACAACAGATTGTAAATCGATCAGCAGCCCTATTGTATCTGTCTCCGATCACCATCTTTGGAGACGAGCTACTCTCAAGGAAATTGCCAGTGCTACTTTCTCTTTAATGTGATCAAAGAATTGAAAGTACGCATACCTCCATGACTTCTTCAGTATCAGTGTGCCGCAAACACTCCAGAAGCCAATGATAAAGCCAAGCACCGCACTGGTATAGAAACCAAGCTTATTGTCATCATCCTCGTGATCTTTATTGTCATCTGCATGAGGCTCATGCATGTTGTCTTCAGGGCATTTTGGAAGTGGAGATCCACAAAGTGAAGGATTGGCCTCATAAATGGATGGATCTTCGAGCGTCTGGAGTTGGCTGCCCGAAGGGATCCTTCCGGTCAACTTGTTGCGAGACAAGTTCAGGTGAGACAGGAAGGTCAGATTTGAGAGACTTTGAGGAATGTTCCCTGAGAGCTGGTTCTGGGAGAGGTCAAGTGTTTCGAGATGGAACAAGTTTCCAATATTAAAGGGGATATTTCCACTCAATTGATTCATGGACAAATTCAAAGTACCCAATGCAGTGAGACTGCTTACTTCTTCAGGAATTTCATCTTCTAACTCATTTGACGAAAGATCAATAATGGTTAAAAGACCTGCATTTCCTTCGAAGTATTCactttctcttccttttgttGTCACGGTTGTTACCTCAGTTCCAACACCATAAGATACCCAGCCACTTGAACCACTAGAGAGTAGAGCAGTCAAATTATTCAAACACCTGGGAATAGTTCCTGACAATCTATTGTGGCTAAGATCTAGGATCTGAAGGGATGGAAGATTGCACAATTGGGGAGGAATATGTCCACTTAAAGAGTTTGATCGCAATTGTAGCAGATTCAATCCAGATAATTTTGATCCAATCCAAGAAGGTATGCTTCCAGTGAACTTGTTTCCTCCAAGATCAAGTCTCTCCAAAGATGAGCAATTTTGGAACGCAGAAGGAATTTCTCCGCTAAAATGATTGTTGCCTGCCTTCAGTACTAGTAGAGAACTTGGAACACCCATCGAGGTCGGAATATTACCAGACAGACTGTTGTTTGAGACGTCCACATATACTATGTCGCTCCACAAACTCCATTCTTTCGGAAATTCTCCGGATAACTGATTGTTATCCAGAGAAAATTCCCATAGAGTTGGAATATTGCTGCAGATAGATGATGGAATGGTGCCGTCAAATTGATTGTGGCTGAAATCGATGCTGAACAGATATGGGAAATTGAATAGGAAAGGAAGCTTTCCGCTTATTTGATTGTGAGATAAATCCAAAGCTTGGATTTGGGAAGAGATACTAGACAACCATTCCTCTGGTATTGCACCTGATATTCCAGCATTGATAAGACCGACTCTTGAGAGCTGGGTTTGCGATTGAAGCCATAGAGGGAAGCCAGGACCTACTCGGCAATTCTCCAGGTCAAGCACACGGAGGTGGAAAGGAGGAATCCATTCATAATCAGTCAAATTGAAAACGATGGGATCAGGTCGGGTTGTGCTCAAGTACAGTCTCTCTAATCTCGTGAGATTCATGAAATGGGCTTCCGTTAAACTACCTTCCCATAAATTATCAGAAAGATCAAGGTCAACTAGCTCATTGAGCCGTCCCAAATTTTGAGGAAGGGATCCAACTAGCTCACTATAACCCAAGGACAATGTCTTGACGGATGCTGATAAGTTGCCGATAAAGTATTCAGGAATGGATCCCCGAAAAGAGTTGCCGCTGAGATCAAGATGTTGGAGGTTTTTCAGCATTCCTAATGAACTAGACAA encodes:
- the LOC126789510 gene encoding receptor-like protein EIX2 isoform X2, whose protein sequence is MDIYVHFNPISRLILHFMFLLMLAFSCLNTSTTVESCMEEERRALLIFKQDLNDSSGRLSSWVGHQCCLWRGITCNNRTSRVVSLDLRNPYAVILYDNDWNFTQYDESCLRGNVINSPFPKWMYNLTSLRKLDLAENPFSLPPSINELVRLKALEHLDLGYTGLKGQLLSFGNLCKLKSLDLSSNEFEGGVEEFLSGFSNCSFNRMESLDLSWCGLEGNLSSSLGMLKNLQHLDLSGNSFRGSIPEYFIGNLSASVKTLSLGYSELVGSLPQNLGRLNELVDLDLSDNLWEGSLTEAHFMNLTRLERLYLSTTRPDPIVFNLTDYEWIPPFHLRVLDLENCRVGPGFPLWLQSQTQLSRVGLINAGISGAIPEEWLSSISSQIQALDLSHNQISGKLPFLFNFPYLFSIDFSHNQFDGTIPSSICSNIPTLWEFSLDNNQLSGEFPKEWSLWSDIVYVDVSNNSLSGNIPTSMGVPSSLLVLKAGNNHFSGEIPSAFQNCSSLERLDLGGNKFTGSIPSWIGSKLSGLNLLQLRSNSLSGHIPPQLCNLPSLQILDLSHNRLSGTIPRCLNNLTALLSSGSSGWVSYGVGTEVTTVTTKGRESEYFEGNAGLLTIIDLSSNELEDEIPEEVSSLTALGTLNLSMNQLSGNIPFNIGNLFHLETLDLSQNQLSGNIPQSLSNLTFLSHLNLSRNKLTGRIPSGSQLQTLEDPSIYEANPSLCGSPLPKCPEDNMHEPHADDNKDHEDDDNKLGFYTSAVLGFIIGFWSVCGTLILKKSWRYAYFQFFDHIKEKVALAISLRVARLQRW
- the LOC126789510 gene encoding receptor-like protein EIX2 isoform X1 codes for the protein MDIYVHFNPISRLILHFMFLLMLAFSCLNTSTTVESCMEEERRALLIFKQDLNDSSGRLSSWVGHQCCLWRGITCNNRTSRVVSLDLRNPYAVILYDNDWNFTQYDESCLRGKLNPSLLVLKHLRYLDLSGNNFQEIHIPSFFGELTTLRYLNLSSTFYNYSFVGEIPSSLGNLSNLNYLDFGHFYQSSSYSKNLNWLSHLSSLTYLNLGGVNLSSTGVSWLHAINMLPSLLELHLSYCSIDGNQLPLSLPTNNLTSLLVLDMSGNVINSPFPKWMYNLTSLRKLDLAENPFSLPPSINELVRLKALEHLDLGYTGLKGQLLSFGNLCKLKSLDLSSNEFEGGVEEFLSGFSNCSFNRMESLDLSWCGLEGNLSSSLGMLKNLQHLDLSGNSFRGSIPEYFIGNLSASVKTLSLGYSELVGSLPQNLGRLNELVDLDLSDNLWEGSLTEAHFMNLTRLERLYLSTTRPDPIVFNLTDYEWIPPFHLRVLDLENCRVGPGFPLWLQSQTQLSRVGLINAGISGAIPEEWLSSISSQIQALDLSHNQISGKLPFLFNFPYLFSIDFSHNQFDGTIPSSICSNIPTLWEFSLDNNQLSGEFPKEWSLWSDIVYVDVSNNSLSGNIPTSMGVPSSLLVLKAGNNHFSGEIPSAFQNCSSLERLDLGGNKFTGSIPSWIGSKLSGLNLLQLRSNSLSGHIPPQLCNLPSLQILDLSHNRLSGTIPRCLNNLTALLSSGSSGWVSYGVGTEVTTVTTKGRESEYFEGNAGLLTIIDLSSNELEDEIPEEVSSLTALGTLNLSMNQLSGNIPFNIGNLFHLETLDLSQNQLSGNIPQSLSNLTFLSHLNLSRNKLTGRIPSGSQLQTLEDPSIYEANPSLCGSPLPKCPEDNMHEPHADDNKDHEDDDNKLGFYTSAVLGFIIGFWSVCGTLILKKSWRYAYFQFFDHIKEKVALAISLRVARLQRW